A region of Vitis riparia cultivar Riparia Gloire de Montpellier isolate 1030 chromosome 12, EGFV_Vit.rip_1.0, whole genome shotgun sequence DNA encodes the following proteins:
- the LOC117926133 gene encoding uncharacterized protein LOC117926133, which translates to MASRALQIAPRNLSRKPSFIHRVFSSSSTSNDADNNNSKLASPPSPISFQELEVSPEGKLSFDAIRESLNQRERSFKQQETKERLSFDAIRERFKQQEIKDRLSFDALRKRLKQLQSSSSTEGGQTKGKTEVPSLSASKDSLRLRPVDSDDALPMSVFGKDMRDSLVRSKISEDEKAKKFSRMSQNVEISRANLTDPIQRKHFIDLCLQEANKGFRSSGGLKSSAWPRIAEELEKLLGKRFASKQLKNEWDYMKRQYLIWSKMMTMTGHGYNSVTKTFDWLAEKWEEYLQKYPEAKQFRFKPLANMEELEALFGGVLAIGSKNWSSGGVIASGVEESSTHSTSMASETSISLEEDENLPRNTNDEVEGSKKNRRKERKSKIKKK; encoded by the exons ATGGCATCGAGGGCTCTGCAAATAGCACCCAGAAACCTAAGCCGAAAACCTAGCTTCATCCACCGCGTCTTCTCGTCTTCCTCAACCTCCAATGATGCCGACAACAACAACTCTAAGCTAGCCTCACCACCATCCCCTATTTCCTTTCAAGAACTCGAAGTTTCCCCCGAGGGGAAGCTCTCTTTCGACGCTATTCGGGAGAGCTTGAATCAGCGGGAGAGGAGCTTTAAGCAGCAGGAGACCAAGGAGAGGCTCTCTTTCGACGCTATTCGGGAGCGCTTTAAGCAGCAGGAGATCAAGGATAGGCTCTCTTTCGACGCTCTTCGGAAGCGCTTgaagcagctgcagtcttcatCCTCGACTGAGGGCGGCCAGACCAAGGGGAAAACAGAGGTGCCGTCATTGTCAGCTTCGAAGGATAGTTTGAGGCTCAGGCCGGTGGATTCCGATGATGCTTTGCCCATGTCGGTGTTTGGTAAGGATATGAGGGATAGTTTGGTGCGGTCGAAGATATCAGAAGATGAGAAGGCCAAGAAGTTCTCCA GAATGAGTCAAAATGTTGAGATTAGTAGGGCAAATTTGACTGACCCCATccaaagaaaacactttattgaTCTTTGTCTTCAAGAGGCAAACAAAGGCTTTAGATCAAGTGGAGGTTTAAAGTCTAGTGCTTGGCCTCGAATTGCTGAAGAGTTGGAGAAGTTACTTGGAAAACGTTTTGCTTCAAAACAACTTAAGAATGAGTGGGATTATATGAAAAGACAATATCTCATTTGGAGTAAAATGATGACTATGACAGGACATGGTTACAACTCTGTAACCAAAACTTTTGATTGGCTAGCTGAAAAATGGGAAGAATATCTACAG aaatatcCAGAAGCTAAACAATTCCGTTTTAAACCATTAGCAAATATGGAAGAATTAGAGGCATTGTTTGGAGGAGTGTTAGCTATTGGGTCTAAAAATTGGAGCTCTGGAGGAGTGATAGCTTCTGGGGTTGAGGAATCATCAACACATTCTACATCTATGGCTAGCGAAACTTCAATTAGTTTAGAAGAAGATGAGAATTTGCCAAGAAATACGAATGATGAAGTAGAAGGTTCTAAGAAAAacagaagaaaggaaagaaagagcaaaatcaagaagaaatga